A genomic window from Fibrobacterota bacterium includes:
- a CDS encoding hemerythrin family protein translates to MSLLRWKDEYLTQVEEIDTQHRRLFDLINGIYDLIRVGRGSDSIVEALGEVLEFTQFHFATEEKFMDLTSFLAAEGHKNEHGRLLDQIRELRRSVRDGRTVMSMNEMYFLKDWLLSHFQGPDRGLASHLLSRAVPLIEDAAI, encoded by the coding sequence ATGTCGCTTTTGCGCTGGAAGGACGAGTACCTGACCCAGGTCGAAGAGATCGACACTCAGCATCGTCGTCTGTTCGATCTGATCAACGGAATCTACGACTTGATCCGCGTGGGACGAGGCTCGGACAGCATCGTCGAGGCGTTGGGCGAGGTGCTGGAATTCACCCAATTCCACTTCGCCACCGAAGAAAAATTCATGGACTTGACCTCCTTTCTCGCCGCCGAAGGACACAAGAACGAGCATGGGCGCCTATTGGACCAGATTCGCGAATTGCGCCGGTCGGTTCGGGATGGCCGGACGGTGATGTCCATGAACGAGATGTATTTCCTCAAGGACTGGCTTCTCAGCCATTTCCAGGGGCCCGATCGAGGCTTGGCATCGCACTTGTTGTCGCGCGCCGTCCCGTTGATCGAAGACGCGGCGATCTAG
- a CDS encoding L,D-transpeptidase family protein: MMRRSFRRSLFFSGLCCVSWVLASDQNRVAVASDSPESLLVRTLDAIRAERLDLALERSDSLVTRQPNFRLAQLVRGDILLAQNGRLDKFAGPRSKDPKAQAMQDEARVRLGRYVQTPPKNMIPRFLLLPPQDVTTVLVVDARASRMFVFRQKDGNWTLEGDHYVSIGLNGPLKSSEGDQRTPLGVYSMVSRIDKAQLDSYYGNVAYPLDYPNDWDKRKGRKGHGIWVHGTPRDTYSRPPRASNGCVVLPNDDIDTLQKWFQLGRTPVILADTIEWVDPTKVDSTRKVLAGAIQKWRDDWSSNDMDRYLSHYSDDFRMGEQDLEAWEREKRRVAAGKSWVKVTTSAMSILLVPGEKDLAVVEFEQDYQSSNLSNLMRKRQYWRFEDGAWKIVHEGAIGKAG; this comes from the coding sequence ATGATGCGTCGTTCGTTTCGGCGATCTTTGTTCTTTTCCGGACTCTGCTGCGTAAGCTGGGTGCTGGCATCGGATCAGAATCGGGTGGCGGTCGCCTCCGACAGCCCCGAGTCGTTGCTGGTGCGCACCTTGGACGCCATCCGTGCCGAACGCCTGGATCTGGCGCTGGAGCGATCCGACAGCTTGGTGACCCGCCAACCCAATTTCCGTCTGGCCCAATTGGTGCGCGGGGACATTCTCCTGGCCCAGAACGGTCGCCTCGACAAATTCGCCGGCCCCCGATCCAAAGACCCCAAAGCCCAGGCCATGCAGGACGAGGCGAGGGTGCGGTTGGGCAGGTACGTGCAGACGCCGCCCAAGAACATGATTCCGCGATTTCTCCTGCTTCCCCCTCAAGACGTCACCACGGTCCTGGTGGTGGATGCCCGAGCCAGTCGGATGTTCGTTTTCCGTCAAAAAGACGGAAATTGGACCCTGGAAGGCGACCATTACGTTTCGATCGGGCTCAATGGCCCGCTGAAATCCAGCGAGGGAGACCAGCGCACACCTCTGGGCGTGTACAGCATGGTCTCCAGGATCGACAAGGCCCAGTTGGATTCGTACTACGGAAACGTGGCGTATCCGTTGGATTATCCCAACGACTGGGACAAGCGCAAGGGGCGCAAGGGCCACGGGATCTGGGTTCATGGAACGCCCCGCGACACCTACTCCCGTCCGCCGCGCGCCTCCAACGGTTGCGTGGTGCTCCCCAACGACGACATCGATACGTTGCAGAAGTGGTTCCAGCTGGGGCGCACTCCGGTGATCCTGGCCGATACGATCGAGTGGGTGGATCCCACGAAGGTCGATTCCACCCGAAAGGTGTTGGCCGGTGCCATCCAGAAGTGGCGCGACGATTGGTCTTCCAACGACATGGACCGATACCTCTCGCACTACTCCGACGACTTCCGGATGGGCGAACAGGATCTGGAAGCCTGGGAGCGGGAGAAGCGCCGCGTCGCGGCGGGGAAATCCTGGGTGAAGGTCACGACCTCGGCGATGTCGATCTTGCTGGTGCCAGGCGAAAAGGATCTGGCAGTGGTCGAGTTCGAACAGGATTACCAATCCAGCAATCTGTCCAATCTGATGCGCAAGCGCCAGTATTGGCGCTTCGAAGACGGGGCCTGGAAGATCGTACACGAAGGCGCGATCGGAAAAGCGGGCTGA
- the pbpC gene encoding penicillin-binding protein 1C: protein MTIRRVLSNRWTKGVGILLLAWVLIRWTLPDPLVPSSYATAVYDREGRLLGARCGTDGQWRFPEGDSVPNRFLRSLLAAEDQRFWWHPGIDPIAVFRSARSNLRGGRRQGASTLTMQLARISRRFRGADAERTWWAKVVEVWLSVRLELSWSKERILGAYCAHAPFGGNVVGLEAASWRWYGKRSQDLSWGEAALLAAIPNAPARLRPQGDTARLRGRRDWILARLQASGEIDSLEAELARSEPLPRHPHALPQAAPHVVELFHTRGSQKRWHSELDANLQTQVFQLAKDQAQDLRGQGIRGIAVVVAELREGAPPAIRAWVGGVEGPGGDAWQVDLALAPRSTGSTLKPFLYGLLLDQGLILPRQWIFDVPTRFGDFRPANASGTFEGLVAADQALARSLNVPWVRQLRILGIEPFSDVLVRAGMWHLFRPADDYGLALALGSGEASLVELVGMYAGLGSNGLAQPMDLGASLDGSRLRVGGPPLGGGAKGSLESAHKAFLAAMGGPGRKEQVLSPGATWLTLKAMRIGGRIEEEAAWKAFAAGRSVAWKTGTSFGHRDAWTIGITPRWVVGVWAGNPRGDGRPQLWGSKAAAPLMFRILPLLPQDGRAWPEPPSELVRVGVCSLSGLRRSPICPPGDAVLATPAGKAAPQDSFYQILQFDSARAFQVDAACQPLDRQVRETLLVAPVGAGSYYREVFPGRLPQLPPVRPDCHDVARQASMEVLLPEENTTLTLPIDLSGEPERMVVELRHRDRAIGIRCFLDGRDLGMETRFRSWSARPAPGTHVLVCSDEAGESVRRRFRVEHSSRANRDSLLDGRKMGTMAVQ from the coding sequence ATGACCATCCGACGGGTTTTGTCGAACCGATGGACCAAAGGGGTCGGCATCCTGCTTTTGGCTTGGGTGTTGATCCGCTGGACGCTTCCCGACCCACTGGTTCCTTCCAGTTACGCGACGGCCGTATACGATCGCGAAGGGCGCTTGCTCGGCGCTCGCTGCGGGACGGATGGACAGTGGCGGTTCCCGGAAGGCGATTCCGTCCCGAATCGTTTTCTGCGCTCCCTCCTGGCGGCGGAGGACCAGCGCTTCTGGTGGCACCCAGGGATTGATCCGATCGCTGTTTTCCGATCGGCCAGGTCCAATCTCCGTGGAGGACGCCGGCAAGGCGCCAGTACGCTCACGATGCAGCTTGCGCGGATCTCGCGGCGTTTTCGGGGTGCCGATGCCGAGCGGACCTGGTGGGCGAAGGTTGTGGAAGTGTGGTTGTCCGTCCGATTGGAGTTGTCGTGGTCCAAGGAGCGGATCTTGGGCGCCTATTGTGCCCATGCCCCTTTCGGGGGCAATGTGGTGGGACTGGAGGCGGCGAGTTGGCGGTGGTACGGGAAACGGTCCCAGGACCTGTCCTGGGGAGAAGCGGCGTTGCTTGCCGCGATTCCAAACGCACCGGCTCGCTTGCGCCCCCAAGGGGACACGGCCCGTTTGCGCGGTCGTCGCGACTGGATCCTGGCTCGATTGCAGGCATCGGGTGAAATCGATTCCCTGGAGGCGGAGCTGGCCCGCTCGGAGCCTTTGCCTCGGCATCCGCACGCGCTTCCCCAGGCCGCTCCCCATGTGGTGGAATTGTTCCATACGCGCGGGTCTCAAAAACGATGGCACTCCGAGTTGGACGCCAATCTTCAAACCCAGGTGTTCCAACTGGCCAAGGACCAGGCGCAAGATCTGCGAGGCCAGGGAATCCGCGGGATCGCGGTGGTGGTGGCCGAGCTTCGCGAAGGGGCACCGCCTGCGATCCGCGCCTGGGTGGGCGGGGTGGAGGGGCCCGGTGGCGATGCCTGGCAGGTGGATTTGGCGCTGGCACCGCGCTCGACCGGAAGCACTCTGAAGCCTTTTCTCTATGGGCTTTTGCTGGATCAGGGATTGATTTTGCCTCGCCAGTGGATTTTCGATGTGCCCACGCGCTTTGGCGATTTCCGGCCCGCCAACGCGTCCGGTACCTTTGAAGGTCTGGTTGCCGCCGACCAAGCCTTGGCCCGCTCGCTGAATGTTCCCTGGGTCCGGCAGTTGAGGATTCTCGGGATCGAGCCTTTTAGCGATGTGCTGGTGCGAGCGGGGATGTGGCATCTGTTCCGACCGGCGGACGACTACGGCTTGGCCCTGGCGCTGGGGTCCGGAGAGGCGAGTTTGGTGGAGTTGGTGGGGATGTACGCTGGACTGGGCTCCAACGGCTTGGCGCAACCGATGGATTTGGGGGCTTCCTTGGATGGCTCGCGCCTTCGGGTCGGCGGGCCTCCGCTGGGTGGAGGGGCCAAAGGTTCGCTGGAATCGGCCCACAAGGCCTTTTTGGCGGCGATGGGCGGTCCGGGCAGGAAGGAGCAGGTCTTGTCTCCCGGGGCGACCTGGCTCACCCTCAAGGCCATGAGGATCGGTGGACGCATCGAGGAAGAGGCTGCCTGGAAAGCGTTTGCCGCGGGAAGATCGGTCGCTTGGAAGACCGGCACGAGCTTTGGTCATCGCGATGCCTGGACGATCGGCATCACTCCCCGGTGGGTGGTCGGGGTCTGGGCAGGCAATCCGCGCGGGGATGGCCGACCGCAGTTGTGGGGTTCCAAGGCGGCAGCCCCGTTGATGTTTCGGATCTTGCCGCTGTTGCCCCAAGATGGCCGGGCATGGCCGGAGCCGCCCAGCGAGCTGGTTCGGGTGGGGGTTTGCTCCCTGAGCGGTCTGCGTCGGTCTCCGATTTGTCCGCCGGGAGATGCCGTCCTGGCCACCCCGGCGGGCAAGGCCGCACCGCAGGATTCGTTCTACCAGATCCTCCAGTTTGATTCCGCCAGGGCCTTCCAGGTGGATGCGGCTTGCCAGCCGTTGGATCGGCAGGTTCGGGAGACCCTTTTGGTGGCACCTGTCGGGGCGGGAAGCTACTACCGGGAGGTCTTTCCGGGGCGGTTGCCGCAACTTCCGCCGGTCCGCCCGGATTGCCATGACGTGGCTCGCCAGGCCTCCATGGAGGTTCTTTTGCCGGAAGAAAACACCACCCTCACCCTGCCGATCGACCTTTCCGGAGAGCCCGAGCGGATGGTGGTGGAATTGCGCCACCGGGATCGCGCCATCGGGATCCGTTGCTTTCTCGACGGCCGCGACCTGGGGATGGAAACCCGATTTCGCAGCTGGTCGGCGCGTCCAGCGCCGGGCACCCACGTCCTGGTCTGCTCCGACGAGGCGGGGGAGAGCGTCCGCCGGAGGTTCCGAGTGGAACATTCTTCCCGCGCCAACAGGGATTCTTTGCTTGATGGCCGGAAAATGGGCACAATGGCGGTTCAGTGA
- a CDS encoding protein kinase — MIRQESYYCKHCGKTVSPEGVYCKHCGLPMGGTFREETGERRRGRNPVLLSGAERYSVVERLWASDRASVDLARDLRLGRQVLIRRPGISVITSPEGLSAFLRALRTSARLRHPGIAAVYEEGADKEGPYAVVEYVEGQSLRDRLQGGSRMELQEVLRLGVDLADALHYSHQQGVVHGNLTPARVMVDPQGRCRLHSFGRIEIPELPLRRTEYDAPDLQPLVPQVGDDVFALGMLLRTMLLGAPGSASDPAIPVSLREILAGALAGSSTERWRSMEELRDALSAVGGRRLKARDGRCPECGVFDAEDSPFCGNCGSNLQDLFRTCDGCGQRQHQRHSVCGQCGSNLDDQGKLALEQVFLALQAGGWDSVAREIRRLRLLGAEFEASDAEHGAGVLMGVSHLLEETWRQGRWETVQIALPLVGEVARTLGILPPAVYRRLAENLGSCTRLVAEASELARERKLSQAQARIVRCRELAPTLPKPSEDVAVWIDSMVVWFEERLAEARVLASTGRTQEARERAKLALEHIHKEDPLVARAQSVFVKTKESVRETSP, encoded by the coding sequence GTGATCCGACAGGAATCCTACTACTGCAAGCATTGCGGCAAGACGGTGTCGCCGGAAGGTGTGTACTGCAAACACTGCGGTCTACCGATGGGTGGAACGTTCCGTGAAGAAACCGGCGAACGGCGCCGTGGCCGCAATCCCGTCCTGCTCTCCGGAGCCGAGCGGTATTCTGTGGTCGAGCGGCTCTGGGCATCCGACCGAGCCTCCGTTGACCTCGCCCGCGATCTGCGGTTGGGTCGACAGGTCCTGATCCGCAGACCAGGCATCTCCGTGATCACCAGCCCCGAAGGCTTGTCTGCGTTTTTACGCGCCCTGCGTACTTCCGCCCGGCTTCGCCATCCCGGAATCGCCGCCGTCTACGAGGAGGGCGCCGACAAGGAAGGCCCCTACGCGGTGGTGGAGTATGTGGAAGGCCAATCGTTGCGCGATCGGCTCCAGGGCGGCAGTCGCATGGAGCTCCAGGAGGTCCTGCGGTTGGGGGTCGATCTCGCCGATGCGCTCCACTACTCGCATCAACAGGGCGTGGTGCATGGCAACCTGACCCCGGCGCGGGTGATGGTGGATCCGCAAGGACGTTGCCGCCTGCATTCCTTCGGTCGCATCGAGATTCCGGAGCTCCCCCTGCGCAGGACAGAATATGACGCGCCGGATCTGCAGCCATTGGTTCCGCAAGTCGGGGACGATGTCTTCGCGCTGGGCATGCTCCTGCGCACGATGCTCCTGGGCGCACCCGGATCGGCCTCCGACCCGGCGATCCCCGTTTCCCTGCGCGAGATCCTGGCCGGCGCGTTGGCGGGGAGTTCCACGGAGCGCTGGCGGAGCATGGAAGAGCTTCGCGACGCGCTTTCCGCCGTCGGCGGAAGGCGGCTCAAGGCGCGCGACGGAAGGTGTCCGGAATGCGGCGTCTTCGATGCCGAGGACAGCCCCTTTTGCGGCAACTGCGGATCCAATCTCCAGGACTTGTTCCGGACCTGCGACGGTTGCGGACAACGACAGCACCAGCGGCATTCCGTGTGCGGCCAATGCGGATCGAACCTGGACGACCAGGGCAAGCTCGCTTTGGAACAGGTCTTCCTGGCCTTGCAGGCGGGTGGATGGGATTCGGTGGCCCGCGAGATCCGCCGATTGCGTCTCCTGGGAGCGGAATTCGAGGCGTCCGACGCCGAGCACGGTGCGGGAGTCCTGATGGGCGTCAGCCATCTCCTGGAGGAGACCTGGCGACAAGGCCGCTGGGAAACGGTCCAGATCGCGCTCCCTCTGGTGGGGGAGGTCGCCCGCACCTTGGGGATCCTTCCGCCCGCGGTGTACCGGCGCCTGGCGGAGAACCTGGGATCCTGCACCCGCCTGGTGGCGGAGGCTTCCGAGCTGGCTCGTGAACGGAAATTGTCGCAGGCGCAGGCACGCATCGTCCGTTGCCGGGAATTGGCACCCACCCTTCCGAAGCCTTCCGAAGACGTGGCCGTCTGGATCGATTCGATGGTGGTGTGGTTCGAGGAACGCTTGGCGGAAGCGCGCGTGCTGGCCAGCACCGGTCGCACCCAGGAAGCCCGCGAACGGGCCAAGCTCGCCTTGGAGCACATCCACAAGGAAGACCCGCTGGTCGCCCGCGCGCAAAGCGTGTTCGTGAAAACCAAGGAATCCGTACGGGAGACTTCCCCATGA
- a CDS encoding protein kinase, whose translation MKMVCPFCHRRIDGDSAYCMFCGERVAGSLQQLANAEPRQTPELPPVPPKPRNADRYKELVMIGKGGMGEVWSARDSRLNRKVAIKRILAKYMKSSTVLHRFLREARSIAQLSHYNIVQIYELEQDETGIYIVMEYVDGSSVLEHLRQKGPYSVAEIIPILSQMCDALTMAHDRGIIHRDIKPANILLTSGGVPKLVDFGLAHEPESDSTAIGSVLGTVDFMAPEQRVSATNVDGRADVFGLAATAYQMLTGERPRHLYPERIPVELRSTLLQALEEHPDRRIPSAAEFKRRLTVLESTTESSGEKVPCPRCGKSNPPTFHFCGSCGTSLATSPIQQGLGGLMEEINLGGTSAPM comes from the coding sequence ATGAAGATGGTCTGTCCCTTCTGCCACCGTCGCATCGATGGCGATTCCGCCTACTGCATGTTCTGCGGGGAGCGCGTGGCGGGATCGTTGCAGCAATTGGCCAATGCCGAACCGCGACAGACGCCGGAGTTGCCGCCCGTCCCTCCCAAACCGCGCAACGCCGACCGCTACAAGGAACTGGTGATGATCGGCAAGGGCGGTATGGGCGAGGTGTGGTCCGCCCGCGACAGCCGATTGAATCGCAAGGTGGCCATCAAGCGGATCCTGGCCAAGTACATGAAGAGTTCCACCGTATTGCATCGCTTCTTGCGGGAAGCCCGGTCCATCGCCCAGCTTTCCCACTACAACATCGTGCAGATCTACGAGTTGGAGCAGGACGAAACGGGCATCTACATCGTGATGGAATACGTGGACGGCAGCTCCGTGCTGGAGCATCTGCGCCAGAAGGGCCCGTATTCGGTGGCCGAGATCATCCCCATCCTCTCGCAGATGTGCGACGCCCTCACCATGGCCCACGACCGCGGAATCATCCATCGCGACATCAAGCCCGCCAACATCCTGCTGACCTCCGGAGGGGTTCCCAAGTTGGTGGACTTCGGGTTGGCCCACGAACCGGAGAGCGACTCCACCGCGATCGGATCCGTGCTGGGGACGGTGGACTTCATGGCGCCGGAGCAACGGGTGTCCGCCACCAACGTGGATGGTCGCGCCGACGTGTTCGGGCTGGCCGCCACCGCCTACCAGATGCTCACCGGAGAGCGCCCTCGGCACCTCTATCCGGAGCGCATCCCCGTGGAGCTGCGCAGCACCCTCCTGCAGGCGCTGGAAGAGCATCCCGATCGACGGATTCCGTCAGCGGCGGAGTTCAAGCGGCGACTGACCGTCCTGGAATCCACCACCGAATCCAGCGGCGAGAAGGTGCCTTGTCCACGCTGCGGGAAATCGAATCCGCCCACCTTCCACTTCTGCGGAAGTTGCGGAACCTCCCTGGCCACCAGTCCCATCCAACAGGGGCTGGGGGGGCTGATGGAAGAGATCAACCTCGGCGGAACCAGCGCGCCCATGTAG
- a CDS encoding STM4015 family protein gives MIDPFPKAALIMTYLEFKDGTSHKFWQIELEGASFTVTYGRIGTAGQAKTTTCESPEKAAKEHDKLVGEKTRKGYVEVAQASEKKTSRRLAVSYDEGEEGKTLLSKMEAFLDSDAAATTDSLVLASWEEPHENSPQAALDLLCEKAARLPKLTDLVVGAMDSEECEISWIIQADYTRVFAALPGLQSLRIQGSSSLVLSTTAIAHENLHTLVIRCGGMPKDVLACVAKAKLPRLEHLELYLGMEDYGFNGSIEDVRPFFAKGLFPSLKYLGLSDSCIADEVATGVATAPVLEQIETLDLSQGSLSDAGGRALLDSPLVKGLKKLDLHYHYLSTEMMKEFKASGLNVDVSDQQKGDEDDDQTYRYPAVGE, from the coding sequence TTGATCGATCCATTCCCGAAGGCAGCGCTGATCATGACCTACCTCGAATTCAAAGACGGCACCTCGCACAAATTCTGGCAGATCGAACTGGAGGGCGCCTCCTTCACCGTCACCTACGGTCGCATCGGGACCGCCGGCCAGGCCAAGACCACCACTTGCGAGAGCCCGGAGAAGGCCGCCAAGGAGCACGACAAGCTGGTGGGCGAAAAGACGCGCAAGGGTTACGTGGAAGTGGCCCAGGCCAGCGAGAAGAAGACCTCGCGTCGCTTGGCGGTGAGCTACGACGAAGGCGAAGAAGGCAAGACCCTCCTTTCCAAGATGGAAGCTTTCCTGGACAGCGACGCGGCCGCCACCACGGACTCGTTGGTGCTGGCCTCCTGGGAAGAGCCCCACGAAAACTCCCCGCAAGCGGCCTTGGATCTGCTGTGCGAGAAGGCCGCGCGCCTTCCCAAGCTCACCGACCTGGTGGTGGGGGCCATGGATTCCGAGGAGTGCGAGATCTCCTGGATCATCCAAGCCGATTACACCCGCGTGTTCGCCGCCCTGCCAGGGTTGCAGAGCTTGCGCATCCAAGGATCCAGCAGCCTTGTCTTGTCCACCACGGCAATCGCCCATGAGAACCTGCACACGCTGGTGATCCGCTGCGGAGGAATGCCCAAGGACGTGCTCGCTTGCGTGGCCAAGGCGAAGCTTCCCAGGCTGGAGCATCTGGAGCTGTACCTGGGCATGGAAGACTACGGATTCAACGGCAGCATCGAAGATGTCCGCCCCTTCTTCGCCAAGGGATTGTTCCCGTCCCTGAAGTACTTGGGACTGTCCGACAGCTGCATCGCCGACGAGGTCGCCACCGGAGTTGCGACCGCACCGGTGCTGGAACAAATCGAAACCCTGGATCTTTCGCAGGGTTCCCTTTCGGATGCCGGTGGGCGTGCCTTGCTGGATTCGCCGTTGGTGAAAGGCTTGAAGAAGCTGGACCTTCATTACCATTATCTGTCCACGGAGATGATGAAGGAATTCAAGGCCAGCGGCCTGAACGTGGATGTTTCCGACCAGCAGAAGGGCGACGAAGACGACGACCAGACCTACCGGTATCCGGCCGTCGGGGAGTAG
- a CDS encoding STM4014 family protein yields the protein MDLLVVANPENRRLALFQRAVQARGWPAARVLSHGDLLSGRAALEDHLRPGTCVRIDSAGEDHGVECQLLSLGGIEDAASIPEERGRILHPATWLRGFRRHMESLELAAGRSGARWFNRPSEIALLFDKPRCKELLGAHCLPTLGEFASAEEFLVHLESSHQNGVFVKLPASSSASGVAAFRWHRSSGRQVLRTTMEMRCVGGDRRFYNSLRPQVYREPAEICHVLDFLFSQGAFVEPWLAKPMFEGMAWDLRILAVGGKARHRLARLSSGPMTNLHLGNRRMDPAELGLPEKAWSEVEHVVEEVMGRLPGCLYAGLDVVVPRSDGEREHSPVVLEANAFGDLLPGLTHQGRDPWEAELDALVAREACCA from the coding sequence ATGGACCTCCTGGTGGTGGCCAATCCGGAGAATCGACGGTTGGCCCTTTTCCAGCGGGCCGTGCAGGCGCGAGGTTGGCCGGCGGCCCGGGTGCTTTCGCACGGCGACTTGCTTTCCGGGAGAGCTGCGCTGGAAGACCATCTGCGGCCCGGGACGTGCGTGCGCATCGATTCGGCGGGGGAAGACCACGGAGTCGAGTGTCAGTTACTGTCTCTAGGAGGGATCGAAGATGCGGCCTCGATTCCCGAAGAGCGCGGGCGGATTCTGCACCCTGCCACTTGGCTGCGAGGATTCCGACGGCACATGGAGTCCCTGGAGCTCGCGGCGGGGCGGTCTGGCGCGCGTTGGTTCAATCGGCCCTCGGAGATCGCCTTGCTGTTCGACAAGCCCCGCTGCAAGGAGCTATTGGGAGCGCATTGCTTGCCGACCCTCGGAGAGTTCGCCTCGGCGGAAGAATTCCTCGTGCATCTGGAATCCAGCCACCAAAACGGGGTGTTCGTAAAATTGCCTGCATCCTCCTCAGCATCCGGTGTGGCGGCCTTCCGATGGCATCGCTCCAGTGGCCGACAGGTGTTGCGCACCACGATGGAAATGCGTTGTGTGGGTGGCGATCGCCGCTTCTACAATTCGTTGCGTCCGCAGGTGTACCGCGAGCCTGCCGAAATCTGTCATGTTCTGGATTTCCTGTTCTCGCAGGGCGCATTCGTCGAGCCATGGCTCGCCAAGCCGATGTTCGAGGGAATGGCCTGGGATCTGCGGATCCTGGCGGTCGGCGGCAAGGCGCGGCATCGCCTGGCCCGCCTGTCCAGCGGCCCGATGACCAACCTCCATCTGGGCAACCGGCGCATGGACCCTGCAGAGCTTGGGCTTCCCGAAAAGGCTTGGAGCGAGGTGGAGCACGTCGTGGAAGAGGTCATGGGTCGCCTGCCTGGCTGCTTGTACGCGGGCTTGGATGTGGTGGTGCCTCGATCGGACGGAGAACGCGAGCATTCACCGGTGGTGCTGGAGGCCAATGCCTTTGGCGATCTGCTGCCGGGATTGACTCACCAAGGACGCGATCCCTGGGAAGCCGAGCTGGATGCATTGGTGGCGCGGGAGGCTTGCTGTGCCTGA
- a CDS encoding HAD family hydrolase, with product MPESVRHVLLLDLDNTLIDRDRAFAKWLVDLLTRRGLDAACERSLQIMSDIIASDDHARNDREVFCRQVALRHPDLAPSPQALWREITRLPDFVEPAPAVWEMLERLSGRWSLRVVSNGSGEIQRRKMTAAGLDGLFDGIWISGEQGMEKPSTEIFLRALGSDSPHQAVMVGDDPFRDIQPACALGMATVHVDPSHGGLQPLPHAKIQHILQLEEILA from the coding sequence GTGCCTGAGTCCGTGCGGCACGTTCTCCTGTTGGACCTGGACAATACACTGATCGATCGCGATCGCGCCTTCGCGAAGTGGCTGGTCGATCTTCTGACGCGGCGCGGCCTGGATGCGGCTTGCGAGCGAAGTCTCCAGATCATGTCGGACATCATCGCTTCCGACGATCACGCCCGAAACGATCGCGAGGTGTTTTGTCGTCAAGTGGCCTTGCGTCACCCCGACCTCGCCCCCTCGCCGCAAGCGTTGTGGCGGGAGATTACGCGTCTGCCCGACTTTGTGGAGCCCGCCCCAGCGGTGTGGGAGATGCTGGAGCGACTTTCCGGACGGTGGTCGCTTCGGGTGGTCTCCAACGGATCGGGCGAAATCCAGAGACGGAAAATGACCGCGGCGGGGTTGGACGGTCTGTTCGATGGCATCTGGATTTCCGGTGAACAGGGAATGGAAAAGCCCTCGACCGAGATCTTCCTGCGCGCTTTGGGAAGCGACAGTCCACACCAGGCCGTGATGGTGGGGGACGATCCGTTTCGCGACATCCAACCTGCCTGCGCGCTGGGGATGGCCACGGTCCATGTTGATCCTTCGCATGGCGGTCTCCAGCCGTTGCCACATGCGAAGATCCAACACATCCTCCAACTCGAGGAGATTCTGGCGTGA
- a CDS encoding STM4013/SEN3800 family hydrolase gives MNAIVGTHDILMITFDTLRYDVAVREMEAGGTPNLKRWIGQWEKRHTPGSFTWAAHCAFFAGFLPTPATPGRHERLFALRFSGSETTGGKTCAMDTPDIVSGLAARGYHTACIGGVGFFKKENALSQVLPGLFQESHWEDRMGVTDPRSTEHQVLRAVKILGEHPDERVFLFLNISALHQPNWFYLPGATEDSLESHAAALRYVDSCLPPLLEALRARGTSLCLFMSDHGTAYGEDGFTGHRLAHECVWNVPYAEFLHGSEDT, from the coding sequence ATGAATGCGATTGTGGGTACGCACGACATCCTGATGATCACCTTCGACACGCTCCGCTACGACGTGGCCGTGCGCGAAATGGAAGCTGGAGGCACGCCAAACCTGAAGCGCTGGATCGGCCAGTGGGAAAAACGCCATACTCCAGGCTCCTTCACGTGGGCGGCCCATTGCGCCTTCTTTGCGGGATTCTTGCCCACGCCCGCCACGCCGGGGCGCCATGAACGTCTGTTCGCGCTGCGCTTTTCCGGAAGCGAAACCACCGGCGGCAAGACGTGCGCGATGGATACTCCCGACATCGTTTCGGGATTGGCCGCGCGCGGCTACCACACCGCGTGCATCGGGGGCGTGGGGTTTTTCAAGAAGGAAAACGCCCTCTCCCAGGTGCTTCCCGGTCTGTTCCAGGAAAGCCATTGGGAAGATCGCATGGGGGTCACGGATCCACGCTCCACCGAGCATCAAGTGCTGCGTGCGGTGAAGATCCTGGGCGAGCATCCCGACGAGCGCGTGTTCCTGTTTTTGAACATTTCCGCCTTGCATCAGCCCAATTGGTTCTATCTGCCGGGTGCCACGGAAGATTCCCTGGAGTCGCACGCGGCCGCCTTGCGTTACGTGGACTCCTGCCTGCCGCCCTTGCTGGAAGCCTTGCGTGCGCGTGGAACAAGCCTTTGCCTGTTCATGTCCGATCACGGCACGGCCTATGGCGAGGACGGGTTCACAGGGCATCGTCTGGCGCACGAGTGCGTGTGGAACGTGCCCTACGCCGAATTCCTCCACGGTTCGGAGGATACGTGA